The following nucleotide sequence is from Prosthecobacter sp..
TGAAATCGAAGAATGGCGAAAGCACGGCGGAGGCGGTCTTCGTCGAACCCGAAGTGCCGGAGGATGCGAAAGACATTCGCGTCAGTTTGCGACGAAAAGGCGGCTTCCTGTGGGTGGAAACGCAGCGCAAACAAACACCGCCGGGCAGTTCCGCGTGGCTCGGCGGCATTTATCGCTGGGCGCCGCCGCCGGTGGAATGAATCACGCCTTCTTGGACGGTGCCGGCGTTTCCACGAACGACGCTATCGCCAGCAAGATTGCCGCGCACACGACGCACGAGTCGGCCACATTAAACGAGGGCCAGGGATGAAACGGCGGGAAACCGAAGTCGAACTTCAAGAAATCGACCACATAGCCGTCGAGGAACGTGCCCGCGAAGAGATGACCGCCCTCATGCGTGCGGAACAGGCGGTCGGTGAGATTGCCAAAGACACCGGAGACCAGCAGCGCCACGGCGAGGCGGCTCAACTTGCCGGGGAAGAGCCCTTTGCGATGCATCACATAGATGAATGTGAGCGCGGCCAGAGAGACGGCGGTGAAGGCGTAGTTCGCGTACTCGGTGCCGTTGAACATGCCGAAGGCCACGCCGGTGT
It contains:
- the lspA gene encoding signal peptidase II; translation: MIRLFLLLSLPLYILDQLTKSWIVANFRLYETEREIIPGIFWLHHAANTGVAFGMFNGTEYANYAFTAVSLAALTFIYVMHRKGLFPGKLSRLAVALLVSGVFGNLTDRLFRTHEGGHLFAGTFLDGYVVDFLKFDFGFPPFHPWPSFNVADSCVVCAAILLAIASFVETPAPSKKA